One window of the Leishmania infantum JPCM5 genome chromosome 28 genome contains the following:
- a CDS encoding putative putative dual-specificity protein phosphatase → MESILASLQWESETLPLPGSHSTVPDDDFPPWKCISEVIPGLYLTCASEMADKTKCAAMGVALVINMCGEDDVTKYRVFERDESAAYAFRRLDSQESFVCELSSYCRIAVNTPKAQRKVFVVTIPAEDTPTYSIDQHFVECAVLMEIVLRSRKGYETVSDEDYTTVPAVAVHCMVGVSRSASVVVAYLIKKYGLSQDDAISLIRCTRPVVQPNPGFQRQLSMWMALRSHRIVDEWTAKVLAVEVKTKSNLVELASTMLPTILRAKKCENERRYFGSLIKNASPTEAELHAVYRELRSVVAADVDSEVYTDIPNYFGYVAEVVCSIDCAAPAVLQYATDFRNSLVCNDAFYYRVVKDVARSGFEKDTFDTIRGFCSLFEAIYVKHLCARDCGRPAALNPSAGDTGLPSACALSFPFLFLVAPYAEGFVQFSEWNALVNEFATTGDALSTTELRRLKNETVRMFLQFFFQSSRTAEGSAATESYTKLGFLQNDVEVVTFRAVKSDLKTGGGFIASLESIVAVSQSVDDHVAFLLLCKMLSGVLAFRLLLEAAEQFLCQTYGERLGESVPLAEELLPLHVISSAALSLESAYTAVHCKPCKAGDFFRGELSSLLETGVLNPAGVVSLFQATL, encoded by the coding sequence ATGGAGTCTATCCTCGCCTCTTTGCAGTGGGAGAGCGAGACGCTGCCTCTACCTGGCTCGCACAGCACAGTTCCCGATGATGACTTCCCGCCTTGGAAGTGCATCAGTGAGGTGATCCCTGGTCTCTACCTTACTTGCGCCTCCGAGATGGCCGATAAGACAAAGTGCGCCGCGATGGGTGTCGCTCTTGTCATCAACATGTGCGGGGAAGATGACGTTACGAAGTACCGCGTCTTTGAAAGGGACGAGAGCGCAGCATATGCGTTTCGCCGGCTTGATTCGCAGGAGAGTTTTGTCTGCGAGCTGAGCAGCTACTGCCGTATTGCAGTGAACACCCCAAAGGCGCAAAGAAAAGTGTTTGTTGTGACCATTCCTGCAGAAGATACGCCGACGTACAGCATCGACCAGCACTTCGTGGAGTGTGCAGTGCTTATGGAAATTGTTTTGCGGTCTAGAAAAGGCTACGAAACGGTTAGCGATGAGGACTACACAACTGTCCCGGCTGTGGCAGTGCATTGCATGGTTGGCGTAAGCCGGTCGGCCTCCGTTGTCGTTGCCTACTTGATAAAGAAATACGGCTTGTCCCAAGACGACGCTATCAGTCTAATCCGCTGCACGCGCCCGGTAGTGCAGCCAAACCCCGGGTTCCAGCGGCAACTCTCCATGTGGATGGCTCTCCGAAGCCATCGCATCGTTGACGAATGGACGGCCAAGGTGCTTGCTGTCGAAGTAAAGACCAAGTCGAACCTTGTCGAGCTAGCAAGCACGATGCTGCCAACCATCTTGCGGGCGAAGAAGTGTGAAAACGAGCGTCGCTACTTTGGGTCGCTCATCAAAAATGCTTCGCCGACCGAAGCAGAGCTGCATGCTGTATACCGGGAGCTTCGCTCGGTTGTCGCGGCTGATGTCGATAGTGAGGTCTACACAGACATTCCCAACTACTTTGGTTACGTTGCGGAGGTTGTGTGCAGCATAGATTGCGCTGCTCCAGCGGTGCTGCAATACGCCACGGACTTTCGCAACTCACTCGTGTGCAACGATGCATTCTATTATCGTGTAGTGAAAGATGTGGCTCGCTCTGGTTTTGAAAAAGACACGTTCGACACCATTCGCGGCTTTTGCTCGCTGTTTGAAGCCATCTACGTCAAGCACCTCTGCGCTCGCGACTGTGGCCGCCCCGCAGCCTTGAACCCAAGTGCCGGCGATACGGGGTTGCCGTCAGCGTGCGCGCTTTCattcccttttttgtttcttgtAGCGCCTTACGCCGAGGGGTTTGTGCAGTTTAGCGAGTGGAACGCGCTGGTCAATGAATTCGCGACTACAGGGGACGCGCTGAGCACCACCGAGCTTCGGCGACTGAAAAACGAGACGGTGCGCATGTTTCTTCAGTTCTTCTTCCAATCTTCGCGCACTGCCGAAGGGTCTGCCGCAACAGAGAGCTACACGAAGCTTGGCTTCTTGCAAAACGATGTTGAGGTGGTGACATTTAGGGCAGTGAAGTCGGATCTGAAGACTGGCGGCGGCTTCATTGCCTCACTCGAGAGCATTGTGGCGGTTTCCCAGTCAGTGGACGACCACGTTGCGTTTCTCCTGCTATGTAAAATGTTGAGCGGCGTACTCGCTTTTCGTCTTCTTTTGGAAGCAGCGGAGCAGTTCCTGTGCCAGACATACGGCGAGCGACTGGGAGAAAGCGTGCCTCTTGCTGAGGAACTTCTGCCGCTACATGTGATCTCTTCGGCGGCGTTGTCACTAGAAAGCGCGTACACGGCAGTGCATTGCAAACCATGCAAGGCCGGTGATTTCTTCAGAGGGGAGCTTTCGAGTCTTTTGGAGACTGGAGTGTTGAATCCTGCTGGTGTGGTGTCGCTCTTCCAAGCAACGCTGTAG
- a CDS encoding KPAP1 codes for MGYDMSIYIFGGLVTTGLLEVGGDVDFVGILDVEPGFAEAGEILRRSSSELRRLGLRSRAYPKARVPVLKADRVSRSLPGSPFHSLSCDGIFQFSRQVNAAEAESFRNRVESNYNATSVEWNSSYQFATVQFATTSSLIYGLANLKAHNEVEIPLRLPVDVRYGPEVYRFPFDFCLSSTGLRSSHVLGEALAQYPFSRHLLLVLKKWGRACGIINSIDGLLASYALTVMVVHFLSLVKAIPKVAAAKLNEGPKALSPNPQYRPLEDARPDTMAEVGYLLATFLEYFGCAFDYQKSVVCTTNMTLTKATMGWDRDNGAIGKPPFFHFAIKDPYGLDNIARNLDLESTAYVQKAHELAVKMVVEEFNDPMFLVSALTKDPRKPPRVVRSLSDRGIHSECIPSDQLEARHVLNKLQFQQRKRSMEDFGERAVKNKKNQSTASDVTKNVLGWIRNDGVL; via the coding sequence ATGGGATATGATATGTCCATCTACATTTTTGGCGGCCTCGTCACAACCGGCCTGCTCGAAGTCGGAGGCGACGTCGATTTTGTTGGGATTCTTGACGTTGAGCCTGGTTTTGCGGAAGCGGGCGAGATTCTTAGACGGTCTTCGAGTGAGTTGCGCCGCCTTGGGCTGCGCTCCCGCGCGTATCCAAAAGCTCGTGTGCCAGTTTTAAAGGCTGACCGAGTAAGTCGTAGCCTTCCAGGCTCGCCATTTCACAGCTTGTCTTGCGATGGAATTTTTCAGTTCAGCAGACAAGTGAACGCCGCGGAGGCAGAGAGTTTCAGAAATCGCGTCGAATCAAATTACAACGCGACGTCTGTCGAATGGAATAGCTCTTATCAGTTTGCGACGGTGCAGTTTGCAACTACCTCCTCTCTCATCTACGGGCTTGCCAACCTGAAGGCGCACAATGAGGTGGAAATTCCACTTCGACTTCCTGTCGACGTGCGTTACGGTCCCGAGGTGTACAGATTCCCGTTTGACTTCTGTCTCTCTTCGACTGGGCTGCGGAGCTCGCATGTGCTTGGGGAGGCATTGGCCCAGTACCCATTCTCGCGGCATTTGCTTCTCGTCCTCAAAAAGTGGGGGCGGGCTTGTGGCATTATCAACTCTATCGACGGACTTTTAGCCAGCTACGCGCtgacggtgatggtggtgcacTTCCTGTCGCTCGTAAAGGCGATACCAAAAGTCGCAGCTGCGAAGCTCAATGAAGGCCCTAAGGCTTTGAGTCCCAATCCTCAGTATCGTCCTCTTGAAGATGCGCGCCCAGATACCATGGCGGAGGTCGGCTACTTGCTCGCTACATTCCTCGAATACTTTGGATGCGCTTTTGACTACCAAAAAAGCGTTGTGTGTACGACAAATATGACCTTGACCAAAGCAACGATGGGGTGGGACAGAGATAACGGGGCAATCGGGAAGCCGCCCTTTTTTCACTTTGCTATCAAAGACCCATACGGCTTGGATAACATTGCTCGCAATCTGGACCTGGAGTCCACAGCATATGTTCAGAAAGCTCACGAGTTGGCAGTGAAAATGGTGGTGGAGGAATTCAACGATCCCATGTTCCTTGTTTCAGCCCTCACCAAGGATCCCCGAAAACCCCCTCGCGTAGTGCGTTCTCTGAGTGACCGCGGTATTCACTCTGAATGTATCCCCTCAGATCAGTTGGAGGCGCGACATGTGTTGAACAAACTCCAATTTCAACAGCGCAAGCGATCGATGGAGGACTTTGGTGAGAGGGCGGTGAAGAACAAAAAGAATCAGAGCACTGCATCTGATGTCACGAAAAATGTTTTGGGGTGGATTAGGAACGATGGTGTTTTGTAG
- a CDS encoding putative RNA binding protein rbp16 → MFRVSSVSRIAPSLALLNTGKVVSWMSGRGFGFIEDNADKRQHFVHFSALQTETGGYRALAVDQEVEFEVASQDGRTRAENVTAPGGGKLPSGPRPPEGAPSGRGGFGGGRGRGRGGRNSNRQDRGGDRDGGRQNDNNFSDEF, encoded by the coding sequence ATGTTCCGTGTCTCCTCTGTTTCCCGCATTGCGCCATCCCTGGCGTTGCTGAACACCGGCAAGGTCGTCTCGTGGATGAGCGGCCGTGGCTTTGGCTTCATCGAGGACAATGCGGACAAGAGGCAGCACTTTGTCCACTTCTCTGCACTCCAGACGGAGACGGGAGGCTACCGCGCGCTCGCGGTTGATCAGGAGGTCGAGTTCGAGGTGGCGTCGCAGGACGGACGTACTCGTGCTGAGAACGTGACAGCCCCCGGTGGCGGCAAGCTCCCCTCGGGCCCCCGCCCGCCGGAGGGTGCCCCAAGCGGTCGTGGTGGCttcggcggtggccgtggtCGTGGCCGTGGTGGCCGCAACAGCAACCGCCAAGACCGCGGGGGGGATCGCGATGGCGGCCGTCAAAATGACAACAACTTCAGCGATGAGTTCTAG
- a CDS encoding calmodulin-like protein → MPAGFNDACSAFFRKHFDLFDRDKIGRARNEDFATLIRACGATPLEASIEDLIAIADPSHRGSFSFDDFCAALKKAFAVSISPQEVREAFQGFDPDKRGLITPHELRYFLTTLGDALSAEEMNEFVEEMHSEMDIEGNLVVADSIYKMTPEMLR, encoded by the coding sequence ATGCCGGCGGGGTTTAATGATGCGTGCTCGGCGTTTTTCCGAAAGCACTTCGACCTCTTTGACCGCGACAAGATTGGGCGCGCTCGAAACGAAGACTTTGCCACGTTGATTCGTGCCTGCGGTGCTACCCCATTAGAGGCCAGCATCGAGGATCTCATAGCCATCGCAGACCCGAGTCACCGTGGCAGCTTCAGCTTTGACGACTTCTGCGCAGCTCTGAAGAAGGCGTTTGCAGTCTCGATATCTCCACAAGAAGTGCGTGAGGCATTTCAGGGCTTTGACCCGGACAAACGTGGCCTCATCACCCCGCACGAGCTCCGTTACTTTCTTACCACCCTGGGCGACGCTCTCAGCGCCGAGGAGATGAACGAATTTGTGGAAGAGATGCACTCCGAGATGGACATCGAGGGCAACCTGGTCGTGGCCGACAGCATCTACAAAATGACCCCGGAGATGCTCCGCTAG
- a CDS encoding putative RNA polymerase B subunit RPB8 gives MSANPVILEDTFTVNGVNTEGTVYLRVSRIRCVNQDGSLTITTDINSEEFPVSTNDRLTIVLANSLELGGKTGSKYYDHSVYHRETRLNDCDYAMHGRVYGHEVVENGLEVNVHISCGGLLVNIVGKPQGLRDVHYNSDVYILIKRVKN, from the coding sequence ATGAGTGCAAACCCCGTCATTCTCGAGGACACCTTCACGGTGAACGGTGTCAACACCGAAGGCACGGTGTACCTTCGAGTGTCGCGTATTCGCTGTGTCAATCAGGACGGCTCCCTCACAATAACGACGGACATCAACTCCGAGGAGTTCCCTGTTTCCACGAACGACCGCCTGACGATCGTGCTGGCCAACTCGCTTGAGCTAGGGGGCAAGACGGGTAGCAAGTACTACGATCACAGCGTTTACCACCGCGAGACGCGACTGAATGACTGTGACTACGCCATGCACGGCCGCGTCTACGGACATGAGGTAGTCGAGAACGGCCTAGAGGTGAATGTGCACATTAGCTGCGGTGGCTTGCTAGTGAACATTGTCGGCAAGCCGCAGGGGCTGCGAGATGTGCACTACAACAGCGACGTGTACATTCTGATCAAGCGCGTCAAGAACTGA
- a CDS encoding putative DNA repair protein, whose protein sequence is MSTQLLPFQKEGVGWMMQREMNHIGGIMADHLGMGKTVQMIGLCLVSDKVNKGLYSKQIRQRIMLAEGSRLMTVLRQLQRISVVANCSRINRPADDLSSLIATTADLLKTKQGNYMGVRAEIDKWLTFAGKFHPSYQKRALDFLDDVERKEFHLINSKELRTLVVVPAALMLQWKSEIESKVKASRKITMYLYHGESKLISSTELETFDFVITTYDTLTNSAASAFIPGDDPRTFAFSRKEAGPLFHIQWKRIILDEAHMIRHARTQRWRAVQELQGLHRWAVTATPLHNSIDDLQNLLHFIGLPRLPVLPGGNAEELLADPLLQRSIAKSLQPAFLRRGPVMMRNGVKEVLVKLPPKTEVVIKQPFSVRESHMYNSILARSRSALATSENKEGVFHIFAMMTRLRQACCHSWISQGRAVQISVCGICKSEASSPVATKCGHAFCHECLLLRFRDAVDGDDIATRIECPTCAHTITFSSVFKRTTPNSSQRIAQYKNNEFELSTKLRMVLRSIHDMQKNHPADKMIIFSQFTSFMDVISVALDRYNIAFLRIDGTMSLSNRNAVIRQFQTSEHIKIVLASKTATGVGLNLTAANHVVVVDPWWNPAIEEQAVHRCYRIGQKKPVYVTRFIIADTIEQYCYEICQRKKEFGDAVLRAATAGDSGAKVAASRLQELMSRLKYVGDGEQEDSATKASDDARGGDKGAQQTSSATENDATHNREFNSLHGHSDESETTVV, encoded by the coding sequence ATGAGCACGCAGCTACTGCCTTTTCAGAAGGAAGGTGTGGGATGGATGATGCAGCGCGAAATGAACCACATCGGTGGCATCATGGCGGATCATCTCGGTATGGGAAAAACAGTGCAGATGATTGGCTTGTGTCTGGTGTCTGACAAAGTGAACAAAGGATTGTACTCGAAGCAAATACGGCAGCGGATAATGCTAGCTGAGGGGAGTCGCTTGATGACGGTGCttcggcagctgcagagaaTCAGTGTCGTCGCTAACTGCTCGCGAATCAACCGGCCGGCGGACGACCTTTCCTCActcatcgccaccaccgcagatCTGCTGAAAACGAAACAGGGGAACTACATGGGAGTTCGTGCAGAGATTGACAAGTGGCTGACGTTTGCGGGCAAGTTTCATCCTTCCTATCAGAAGCGCGCGTTAGATTTCCTCGATGATGTCGAAAGGAAGGAGTTTCATCTCATCAACTCAAAGGAATTGCGCACCCTTGTTGTTGTTCCGGCGGCCCTCATGCTCCAATGGAAGTCTGAGATCGAATCTAAAGTGAAGGCTTCCCGAAAAATCACCATGTACCTCTATCACGGTGAGAGCAAGCTGATCAGCAGCACGGAGCTTGAAACGTTCGACTTTGTCATCACCACCTACGATACACTTACGAACTCTGCGGCTTCGGCTTTTATTCCCGGTGACGATCCGCGAACGTTTGCCTTCAGTCGAAAAGAGGCTGGCCCGCTTTTTCACATTCAGTGGAAACGAATCATTCTCGACGAGGCCCACATGATTCGCCACGCACGGACGCAACGCTGGCGCGCCGTTCAGGAGCTGCAAGGGCTTCACCGATGGGCTGTGacggcgacaccgctgcaCAACTCCATCGATGACTTGCAGAACCTTCTCCATTTTATCGGTCTTCCGCGTTTGCCTGTGTTGCCAGGAGgcaacgccgaggagctTCTCGCCGATCcgttgctgcagcggagTATTGCAAAGTCTCTACAGCCGGCATTTCTGCGACGTGGCCCAGTGATGATGCGAAATGGTGTGAAGGAGGTCCTCGTAAAGCTTCCACCAAAGACGGAGGTCGTCATTAAGCAGCCGTTCAGCGTGAGGGAGTCACACATGTACAACAGCATCTTGGCACGCTCAAGAAGCGCCTTGGCGACAtcagaaaacaaagagggCGTCTTTCATATCTTTGCCATGATGACGAGGCTTCGGCAGGCTTGCTGCCACAGCTGGATCAGCCAGGGCCGTGCCGTTCAGATCTCTGTTTGCGGCATTTGCAAGAGTGAAGCAAGCTCGCCAGTGGCCACCAAGTGTGGCCACGCGTTTTGCCACGAgtgcttgctgctgcggttcCGTGACGCggtcgacggcgacgacatAGCCACGCGAATCGAGTGCCcgacgtgcgcgcacactATTACCTTCAGCTCTGTGTTCAAAAGGACCACACCAAACTCAAGCCAGCGAATTGCTCAATACAAGAATAATGAGTTCGAGCTGAGCACGAAGCTCCGGATGGTGCTGCGCTCTATTCACGATATGCAGAAGAATCATCCCGCTGATAAAATGATCATTTTTTCCCAGTTCACCTCCTTCATGGACGTCATCAGCGTCGCGTTGGATCGTTACAACATTGCGTTTCTGCGCATCGACGGGACAATGTCGCTGTCCAACCGAAATGCTGTCATTCGTCAGTTTCAGACTAGCGAACACATAAAGATCGTGCTGGCAAGCAAGACAGCAACTGGTGTTGGCCTGAATCTCACCGCGGCGAATcacgtggtggtggtagatCCTTGGTGGAACCCCGCCATCGAAGAGCAGGCTGTGCACCGTTGCTATCGCATCGGGCAGAAGAAGCCGGTGTACGTAACGAGATTCATTATTGCGGACACTATTGAGCAATACTGCTACGAAATTTGCCAGCGGAAGAAAGAGTTTGGCGACGCAGtcctgcgcgccgccacggcgggcGACTCAGGTGCCAAAGTAGCTGCCTCGCGCCTTCAAGAACTCATGTCACGCCTGAAGTATGTCGGAGACGGCGAGCAAGAGGACTCTGCCACGAAGGCGTCTGAcgacgcgcgcggcggtgacAAAGGCGCACAGCAAACGTCTTCAGCCACTGAGAATGACGCCACTCACAACCGCGAATTCAATAGTCTCCACGGTCACAGCGATGAAAGTGAGACCACCGTTGTGTAG